CGTCATCGTGGTGTTGCTCCTCGTGGTGGGGGTGCAGGCCTACTTCCTTTGGGGGGGCAGGCAGTCCGCCCAGGAGCCAGCTCCGGCCCCGGCATCGGCCCCCGCGCAGCCCCAGGCCCCCGCGCAGCCCCAGGCCCCGGCGCAAGCTCCGGCCAAGGCGGTGCGCCAGGCTGAGGGGCAGCTCTCCTATTACCACACCTGGAACCGGCGGGACACGCTGCACATCATGTTCTCCAAGCCCGTGGGCGACACGGAGTACAACGGCCCCCTCTCCAAGCCCCCCTTCGAGATGGACCCGCCCGTGCCCGGCGAGTGGGTCTGGATGGGCCCCTACATACTGAGCTTCAAGACGGCCCAGAAGGGCGGGTTCAACCCCTCCGACTCCTACACGCTCACCGCCCGGCCCGAGAACTTCCTGCCCGTGGGCGAGACGCTCTCCGGGGCGCAGTCCTTCACGCTGCAGGGGCAGGCGCTCACCGCGTACGACTTCAGCGCCGAATCCGAGCCTGTGCCTGGCCGCCCGGGCTGGTACGTGATCAAGGGCACCATCCGCTTCAACGCCGACATCAAGCCCACCGACATGGCCGCCGCCGTGACCCTGGTGGACCCCAAGCTGGGGGCCGCCCAGCCCGTGCCCCTGGAGGTCGCCAAGGACCAGGGTTACGGCACCTCCGAACTGGCCTTCCAGAGCGCGCCCGTGCAGGGCGAGGCGAAGACGCGCATGTTCACCCTGCTGGTGGACAAGGCCAAGGCCCAGTCCGAAAAGGGCCTCAAGCTTGAGAAGCCCCTGGTCTACTCCATCGCCGTGTCCCACTCCGACACGCTCACCGTGGCCGCGCCCAAGCCCGTGGCGGGCGGCCAGGGCGGCTGGGAGCTGCCCTTCTCCGCCAAGGTGGACACCGAGGCCCTGCGCCGCAAGCTGGTGATCGAGCCCTCGGTCGATTCCTTCAGCATCGGCTCCGAGCGCGGGCGCAGCGTGGTTCTGGGCGGCGGCTTCAAGCCCGGAGCCACCTACACCCTGACCATCCCCGCCGGGGTCACGGCCCTGAACGGGGCCGCCCTGGCCAAGGACGCCCGCTTCACCTTCAAGGTGCCCGACCTCGCCCCCGCGTTGGGCTTCGCGCACCCGGGCATCTTCCTGCCGCGCAGCGGCTCGCGCAACGTGGAGCTGGAGTCCGTGAACGCGGGCAAGGCCAACGTGCGCATCGAGCGGGTGTTCCGCAACAACATCTTCTTCAGCCTGAGCTACTACGGGGATTCCACCTTCGAGAGCGAAGGCTACGAGGACGTGCTGCCCTACCTGGGCGACGAGATCGCCAGCTTCGCCGTGAACCTGAAGCGCCCTCGCAACGAGAAGCAGCTCACCCCCATGGACGTGGAGTCCCGCGTGAAGGACTCCGAGCCCGGGCTCTACCGCATCACGGTGGAGCAGGCCGAGGGCGGGACCGGCAGGCGCCAGAAGTGGCTCCTGATGACGGATCTGGGCGTGGCGGCCAAGCGCGGCCAGGACGACCTGCTGGTCTGGGTGGCCTCCTACAAGGACACCGCCCCCGTGGCCGGGGCGCGGGTGAAGGTGATCTCCACCAAGAACCAGGTGCTCTTCCAGGGCGTCACGGACAAGAACGGGCTCTGGCGCGCCACGGGGCTTGCCAGCCTGCCGCCCGAGCGCGAGCCCTTCATCGTGACCGTGGAGAAGGACGCCGACTACTCCTTCCTGCACTTCGACCGCTTCCGCACGGACATGACCGGCTTCGACGTCTCGGGCACGGGCGTGCCCGCCGTGGGCTACGTGAGCACCATCTGGGGCGAGCGCAACATCTACCGCCCCGGCGAGACCGTGAACGGCATCATGGCCGTGCGCGACCCGCAGCTCAAGGCGCCCCCGGCCGGGATGCCCGTGAAGCTGGTCTGGAGCGACCCCCAGGGCCGCGAGGTGGCCGTGGAGAACGTGAAGACCGACGCCCAGGGCCTGGCCGCGTTCACCCGCGTGATCCCCGCGCATTTCATGACCGGCGCCTACCTGATGGAGCCGCGCGTGGGCGACGAGTCCATCGGCCAGTACCGCTTCGAGGTGGAGGACTTCAAGCCCGACCGCATCAGCACCTCCATCGAGCCCGGCTCCGAGCGCGCCTCCCCCGGCGCGGACCTGGCCTTCACCGTGGAGTCACGCTACCTCTTCGGCGCCCCCGCCGCTGGCCTGGCCGCCGAGGCCCAGGTGATGCTCGTGCCCGCGCCGTTTACGCCCAAGGGCTTCGAGGAGTACACCTTCGGCGACCCGGACCGCTCCTTCGAGACCCAGGTCATCACCCTTGAGCCCGGCAACCTGGACGAGCAGGGCCGCCTGGGCTTCAAGGCGGCCATCCCGGACGGGCTCAAGCCCCCGGCGGCGCTCTCGGCGGTGATCACCGCGCGCGTCAGCGAGGCGGGCGGGCGCGGCGTGGCCGCCAGGCTCAAGATGCCCGTGGACGCCTACGCCGTGTACCCGGGCCTGAAGAAGCTGGGCGAGTCCGGCCTGACGCCGGGGCAGGCCCACGCCTTCGACTACGTGGTGGTGGACGGCATGGGCAAACCGGCCAAGTCCTCCGGGCTGCTGGCCGAATTCTTCGAGGACCGCTGGCAGACCGTGCTGCGCCGCGCCGACGACGGCTCCCTCAAGTACGAGACCAAGCGCGACTCCCGCCTGGTGGAGCGGCGCGAGCTGCCCAATCCGGGCGAGAAGGGCCAGGTGGCCTTCACCCCGCCCAAGGTTGGCTCCTACCGCGTGGTGCTCACGGACGTGGCCTCGGGCTCGGCCTCGCAGCTGAGCCTCTGGGCCTCGGGCGAGGGCTACAACCCCTGGGCCATGGAGAACCCGGCCAAGCTGGAGCTGGTGCCCTCCAAGGCCGACTACCTTGCGGGCGAGACGGCCCGCTTCCAGGTGCGCGCGCCCTTCGCGGGCAAGCTGCTGCTCACGGTGGAGTCCATCGGCGTGATGGACAGCTTCGTGGTGGACATGCCCTCCAACACAGCGGAGGTGAGCGTGCCCATGAAGCAGGGCTACAGCCCCAACGTGTACGTCACGGGCGTGCTGGTGCGTAAGGGCGGAGACATCCGTCCCGGCCAGGCCGGGCGCGCCTTCGGCACGGTCAGCGTGGGCGTGGCCCGCGAGGCCGGGCGCCAGAACGTGACCATCCTGGCCCCCGAGCTCATCAAGCCCAAGACCAAGCTGACCATCACGGCCAAGGCCGACCCCGGCGCGGTGGTGACCCTGGCCGCAGTTGACGAGGGCATCCTGCAGCTCATCGCCCAGAAAACCCCCGACCCCTGGGGCGAGCTGTACGCCAAGCGCAGCCTGGGCGTGACCTCCTTCGACACCTGGATGATGCTCCTGCCGGAAGTGAAGGCGCTCACGGGCAAGTCGCCCGCTGGCGGCGACGAGATGGGGCGCTACCTGCGCACCGAGTCGCCCCAGGGCGACAAGTCCGTGGCCTTCTGGTCCGGCCCGCTCAAGGCCGACACCCAGGGCCGCGTGCAGTGGACCATCGACGTGCCCCTGTTCCAGGGCGCGCTTCGGATCATGGCCGTGGCCGTGAACGGCAACCGCTTCGGCTCGAGCCAGCACTTCACCCGGGTCAGGAGCCCGCTGTCCATCCTGCCCACGTTCCCGCGCTTCGCCCAGCTGGGCGACGGGCTGCGCCTGCCCGTCACCGTGCGCAACGACACCGACAAGGACGGCAGCTTCCAACTGGCCCTGGCCGCGTCCGGGGCCGTGAGCAGCGCGGAGCAGCCCCGCACGCTGGACATCCCCAAGGGCAAGGACCGCACCGTGTTCCTGGCCGTCACCGCCGGAGCGCAGGAGGGCACGGGCACGCTTGCGCTATCGGCAACCGGCAACGGCGAAAGCTACGAGGTGCGCTCCGAGTTCCTGGTGCGCTCGCCGCTTCCGGCCGTGAGCCGCATACAGGCCGGGGCCAACGGGACAGGGCCAGTCGAGTTCGGGGAGGATGCCTCGGGCCTGCTGCCCGGCTCCGTCAGCCGGGATCTGCGCCTGGGCCGCTACCCCGTGGTGCGCTTCAGCGGCAAGCTGGAGAGCCTGCTGGGCTACCCCTACGGCTGCCTGGAGCAGAGCGTGTCGCGCAGCTTCCCTCTGCTGTACTTCGCCAACCTGGCGCGGGAGCTGGAGCCCGAGGCCCTGGCCAAGGCCTCGCCCGAGTCCCTGGTGCAGGTGGGCATCAGCCGGGTGTACTCCATGCAGCTGCCCTCGGGCGGGTTCGGGCTGTGGCCCGGGGCCCAGCGCGAGCACGCCTGGAGCTCGGTGTACGCCATCCACTTCCTGCTGGAGGCCTCCAAGGCGGGCTTCCAGGTCACAGGCCCGTCCATGACCCAGGCCCTGGAGTGGCTGGCGGACTTCGTCAAGCAGGAGCAGCCCGTGGGCCTCATCAAGGCCCAGGCCTACGGCCTGTACGTGCTGGCCCGGGCGGGCAAGCCGGACAAGGGCATGATGGACCACCTCACGGGCAAGCTCGCGGGCAAGCTGGGAGCCGACGCCAAGGCCCTGCTGGCGGCCGCCTACGTGGCCACGGGCAACGCCAAGGGCTCTGACAGGCTGCTCACGGGCCTGGGCCAGCCCGTTCCCGCGCCCGCGGCCGACGACATCCTGGATTCGCCGCTGCGCGCCCAGGCGCTCATGCTGGCCGCCCTGGTGGACGCCGCGCCGGATAATCCCGCGACCGCGCAGGCCGCGCGCGAGGTCTCCCGTCTGCTGGAGGCCAAGGGCCCCTGCTCCACGCAGGAGGCGGGCATGGCCTTCATGGCCCTGGGCAAGCTCTTCGCGCGCCAGCAGGCGGGCGAGCCCTGCACGGCCCAGGTCATGGCCGGGCAGAGCTCCCTGGCTGCCTACGACGGCGTGAAGACGCTCACGCTCAAGCGCATCAAGGCCGCGGGGCCGCTGCGCATCGCCACCGGGGCGGACTGCAAGCCCGGCGCGCTGTTCTACAGCCTGGATACGCGCGGCATCCCCGAGGCCTCCAGCTACGCGCCCTTCGCCAAGGGCCTGGAGGTCAAGCGGGAGTTCCTGGGCCGCGACGGCAAGCCCCTGGACGTGGCCAAGCTGCCCCAGGGCGCGCCGGTGGTGGTCAAGACCTCGGTGCGGGCCACGGCCGGGCCGGTGGCCCATGTGGTGCTCACCCAGCTGCTGCCCTCCGGGCTGGAGGTGGAGAACCCCAGGCTCGCCACCACGGACAAGCTGTCCTGGATGGAGTCCGAGCCCGCGCAGACTACCTACGCCGACTACCGGGCGGACCGGGTCAACGTGTTCCTGGACCTGCCGGGCGACAAGTGGGTGGACGTGTACACCCTGTGCCGGGCCGTGATTCCGGGAACCTACGCCCTGCCGCCCGTGCAGGCCGAGGCCATGTACGCCCCTGAGCTGCAGGCGGGCACGGCGCTCGGCAGGATCACGGTGGAAGGCGGGCAATGAAGCAAGGTTTGAGGGGAGGGGGCGGCGCGGACCGGACGCCCGCCGCCCCCCCCGCCTGTGGAAACCCACCCCCTGGCACCGGGCCGGAGGGGAGGCCGCGCTGGTGGCGGCCAGGCCGCAGCCCTGCCTCGGGGCGGCGAGCTTGGCGGACGGTCTTGGGCCTGGCGCTGGCCCTGCTGCTCATCTGTGGGGCTTCCTTCGCCGCGCTGGACGCCCTGTTCCCCTTTCCCTGGGAGCGGCTCGCGCCCCCTGCCTCCACGGTGGTGCTGGGCAACCGGGGCGAGCCCATCCGCTTCTTCCTGGCCAGGGACCAGGCCTGGCGCTTCCCCGTG
This genomic window from Fundidesulfovibrio soli contains:
- a CDS encoding alpha-2-macroglobulin family protein; this encodes MSQNGPSSSPSSLKSLVIVVLLLVVGVQAYFLWGGRQSAQEPAPAPASAPAQPQAPAQPQAPAQAPAKAVRQAEGQLSYYHTWNRRDTLHIMFSKPVGDTEYNGPLSKPPFEMDPPVPGEWVWMGPYILSFKTAQKGGFNPSDSYTLTARPENFLPVGETLSGAQSFTLQGQALTAYDFSAESEPVPGRPGWYVIKGTIRFNADIKPTDMAAAVTLVDPKLGAAQPVPLEVAKDQGYGTSELAFQSAPVQGEAKTRMFTLLVDKAKAQSEKGLKLEKPLVYSIAVSHSDTLTVAAPKPVAGGQGGWELPFSAKVDTEALRRKLVIEPSVDSFSIGSERGRSVVLGGGFKPGATYTLTIPAGVTALNGAALAKDARFTFKVPDLAPALGFAHPGIFLPRSGSRNVELESVNAGKANVRIERVFRNNIFFSLSYYGDSTFESEGYEDVLPYLGDEIASFAVNLKRPRNEKQLTPMDVESRVKDSEPGLYRITVEQAEGGTGRRQKWLLMTDLGVAAKRGQDDLLVWVASYKDTAPVAGARVKVISTKNQVLFQGVTDKNGLWRATGLASLPPEREPFIVTVEKDADYSFLHFDRFRTDMTGFDVSGTGVPAVGYVSTIWGERNIYRPGETVNGIMAVRDPQLKAPPAGMPVKLVWSDPQGREVAVENVKTDAQGLAAFTRVIPAHFMTGAYLMEPRVGDESIGQYRFEVEDFKPDRISTSIEPGSERASPGADLAFTVESRYLFGAPAAGLAAEAQVMLVPAPFTPKGFEEYTFGDPDRSFETQVITLEPGNLDEQGRLGFKAAIPDGLKPPAALSAVITARVSEAGGRGVAARLKMPVDAYAVYPGLKKLGESGLTPGQAHAFDYVVVDGMGKPAKSSGLLAEFFEDRWQTVLRRADDGSLKYETKRDSRLVERRELPNPGEKGQVAFTPPKVGSYRVVLTDVASGSASQLSLWASGEGYNPWAMENPAKLELVPSKADYLAGETARFQVRAPFAGKLLLTVESIGVMDSFVVDMPSNTAEVSVPMKQGYSPNVYVTGVLVRKGGDIRPGQAGRAFGTVSVGVAREAGRQNVTILAPELIKPKTKLTITAKADPGAVVTLAAVDEGILQLIAQKTPDPWGELYAKRSLGVTSFDTWMMLLPEVKALTGKSPAGGDEMGRYLRTESPQGDKSVAFWSGPLKADTQGRVQWTIDVPLFQGALRIMAVAVNGNRFGSSQHFTRVRSPLSILPTFPRFAQLGDGLRLPVTVRNDTDKDGSFQLALAASGAVSSAEQPRTLDIPKGKDRTVFLAVTAGAQEGTGTLALSATGNGESYEVRSEFLVRSPLPAVSRIQAGANGTGPVEFGEDASGLLPGSVSRDLRLGRYPVVRFSGKLESLLGYPYGCLEQSVSRSFPLLYFANLARELEPEALAKASPESLVQVGISRVYSMQLPSGGFGLWPGAQREHAWSSVYAIHFLLEASKAGFQVTGPSMTQALEWLADFVKQEQPVGLIKAQAYGLYVLARAGKPDKGMMDHLTGKLAGKLGADAKALLAAAYVATGNAKGSDRLLTGLGQPVPAPAADDILDSPLRAQALMLAALVDAAPDNPATAQAAREVSRLLEAKGPCSTQEAGMAFMALGKLFARQQAGEPCTAQVMAGQSSLAAYDGVKTLTLKRIKAAGPLRIATGADCKPGALFYSLDTRGIPEASSYAPFAKGLEVKREFLGRDGKPLDVAKLPQGAPVVVKTSVRATAGPVAHVVLTQLLPSGLEVENPRLATTDKLSWMESEPAQTTYADYRADRVNVFLDLPGDKWVDVYTLCRAVIPGTYALPPVQAEAMYAPELQAGTALGRITVEGGQ